From Osmerus eperlanus chromosome 16, fOsmEpe2.1, whole genome shotgun sequence:
AGCCAACATTTTGCGAGTTTAGATATCCAAATGCAACATGATAATATGCTGGAAAACAAGGGTACCTAAGCAGCTAGTTCGCTACAATATCACCATTCTACAACTTTCTTGACCTAATTTACTCCGTCCCAAATACACGTAGCGTTATAGCATATGCATTGTATAAATATACATCCACTTGATAGCCAACTGTTAACTATAGAAGACAACATTAGCCTTGCTTAACCCACATAACTCATGCTGGAACTGGAAAGTAGCTGTTTTGTCGGTGAGCGTTAAGTCAAGCAGTAggcagctacagtacagtactgtagattCGATCGAACTAATAGCCTAGTCTTCACGCTACTTACGTTAGCTAGCACAAGCTACTGTATCATGCTTAAAACATTGCTACTCACAAGTGAGTTGATCTCAATTCGATATTACCTCGTTGCAAAGCAGGTTTGCCACTAGACAACTAGCTATAGCTTGTCTTTATGTCGATCCAAGACCACAGTCTTGCGGGCACAGGTTGCTTTGAGTGATGTTTGAAGTCGACCTCTTTCTTGTATGAGAATGAACCTCACGGTCATTGGTGACTGCGTTGTCAAGCAACAAGTATCTGGCCGCTGCATTGGATATGCGCCGTTCACCTTTgggtttatgcaaatgaggtcAGGTGCATTTGCATAAACGTTCCTGACCGGTTGCACACAGAATGAAGGTAATTTAGAGTTTATTCACGTTATTTTAAAGCATATTTTTTACAATTTTGTCTTATGTCATAATACTATAATATGTTTAGTGACATAATgtgtgagcatagattgttgacatctTAAATCTGAAGCTGAAGCCGGGACAAAAACTCATTGTTATGGTTATGTAAGATCATGTAAGTTAACACCACAACAATTGCATTAATAActgtagtaataataataaagcgACACTCACCATGATCATAATAGTAACAACATAACATTaaagtgtgggggtggggtcagggttcgCAAGTAGgagttttattcattcatttttattcattcattttgtccagatataatatcaaatgaatggccagtgtccagaaggctgacattttatCCAGATATTCAGGACATTCAGGACATGCAAATCAAAggaatggccagtgtccagaaggctcaCATCTTGTCCAGAAGGCACTTTTCACCTTCCATAGAAACTTAAAATCTTATCTGGTATAGCCGTTTTTGGGGGTAATAATTCAAATGGCAATTGCCATTTAAATTGAGGATTGCGATGTtactttgcacattgaattgccaaTAGAAAAATCCATTATTATTTGAATAAAGAGTTCAAAAACCTGTGGCAATTTATTGAGCTTTCATTTAAATTTGTATTCAAAATAATTCAAACTGAATTAAGGATTGTGTTGTCACTTGCCAATtgaaaaatgcatttccatttcAATAAAGATTTGATACACCACCTAAAAACATTACATAAATTCAATATGTACAGCAAAACGACACAGATGTATTTTATCATTTTTAGTCTCTTCTGTGTTCCCAAATCTCTATGTTCTCCAAATCTATGACGTTCAGTAACCTGGTGGATAGTATCAAAACCATGACATAGGATTAAATACCTTGTGCAATACATAAAATATGTTGTACAAGCATGCATGCGCACATCAGTGCATTATCCATTAGAGCATTACAATTCATCCCAAACAGCTGCAGAGGAAGCAGGATGGAGGCTCCATGTCAGTCTTGTATCGCCCAGAATCAGGATGATCTCTGCACTTTATCATGAAGGTTTTTAGCTGGGACTCAGGTTTCTTGTCCTGCTGGGGATGTTGAAAACAACGGATACACTTTTCAAGGTTTACTGAAGCTTTTAAAATAGTTGATGATAAATATAAGTACCAGCACCAACCTTGATGGTCTCATATGTGTCTTGGATGAGTGCGATGAACAGACTAAGCACCATGTAGATGAATAGGGAGACAAAAGTGTAGATGTAGAGCCTGCTGAACAGCCACACTATACTGCTCTTTGCCCTCATCATCTCAAAGGTGGAGTATATGCCATCCCCATTCATAAGAGAAAACAGGCATTCGATCACCTTGTCAAAGGTCCGGAACTAGGgttacatttgtcattgcaaacgagagagaaagagagatggttgTCAAAAATCCACTTGATGGATTGTGAAATGTCATGAATTCAAATAATGAACACAGGAAGTTGATCTACCCCTCACTTTCTCATGGTAAGGTCCCAACACAATCCAGCCACAGAAGCAGTAGCCCAGGTAGATAATGGCAGCACAGCATGAGAAGCGGATCACATTTGGGAAAGATGCCCTCAGGGTCAGGATTAAGATCTGGAGAGGAACAAGGAACTATCCAtcaatgtttttgtctttttacGCTGTGTGTTATTCCATTTTATACCAGGTGTGTGTTATCTTGCTATTACTGACTATCCATGTATACAAAAGTAGGGTTCAAATCTGATGCACAGATCAACAACACACTCAAATTATATATTTGCCATCAGATATGAATTTGCATAAGGTACATATAAATCCAAACATTGTATTTCTTGTAGAAACCCAGGTAGCGAATTACTCCAATCCAGGTTAGCATTGTGGCTATTCCCAGCACAATACTGCAAACATCATAGATGATTAAATCctgaaaataaaaatgaataaaaacacTTAGTTATTGAGATAAGTGATACCCCATACACTAAAAGTATAACTCAAAATTTTGAGTTTAACCTTGGTCTGTATCGCTATCTTGAGGGCAGAGCCAATAATGGATAGTGTATCACTGATGATGATCATAATATACCAGCCATTGACAAACTGCATTCGATCTGACCAAGACACGGTTTTCCTGTAAAATGTTTGGAAAAAGTGTGTGTACTcctgaaaataaaaaaatgcaaAAGATGCAAATAATTACAAATGTAATCAGTAAAACTTGATCGTTGGCATAAATATAATGCTGTTTGAGAAGTGCATGTATTACCGTCTCTATGCAGTGAACGTACTGTATAAAATGGATAACACTGTCTTCCTGACTTACAAACTGGAGTTGAATTCCATTGATCACTGAGCGTGTGCACAAGAGCAGAGAGATGAGGCAGGACAGAATGACGAGGGTATCCAAAAGCAGGACATGGTGATGGTCCTTCCCAGCTGCACAAATCAAACAGAAAAAGACATATCACCAAATTTCCAATATaagcagtttgattgaaaaagaAGAACTGTGAACAATCATTATGGATTTCCACTGAGAACTATGGTCAGAAGTGACTGGATGTGTGCCCCCTTCTGGCATTGAGGAGTATATCAAGGACACATTAATGTAGAAAGCGGAGGGTGAATAACTCTCCAAATACCACAGGACTAGTATAATTTAGTACATTTATAGACAAAGCAATGTTTACAAAACAAAAAGTATTGTTACGATAGAAGGCTACTTACAAGTGCCGGCAACAGTCCAGTTCTTACATGCATTGATTTCAACATTATTTTCAAAGTGGATCTTTATTTTTCCACTATGTGCACTGTTGTCAAACATTATCTACAGAGAAATACAACAGAGACCCATAACATTGTCAGAACAAATTGATTTAACATTCAGATTTTGATACATCAACCACGTGGAGAAGtgacttttttattttgttgaaTAGCAGGGAGGGTTTCTCTGCATCCTGCCACCCACCATAATTCTGAAGTTGTAACAGTCTGGAAGCTCATGGTGACTCACTGTCTGTAGGTTGATGGCTTTTAGAGTGAGGTAGACTTTTATGGAGACCAACCTGGGACAGAGACAATATTCACTTTCTACAAGGCAATGAATGACTTGAGAGCTGAGGAAGTCATGAATCTACAAATCACCTTTGAAAATCCAGAGAAAAGTTCATGTCATTCCGAAATGTCCACATAGGGTAAATGGTAATACATTCTgtggagataaaaaaaaaagacaagtcGTTCTGAAATTGCAAAATGCATAGGTTTCTGTAGTTGTGGCTGGTTGGTCTACTGGGTTTGGATAAAAACAGATACCCAGACTTCCTGTTTTACTGTTGGAGTGAACCACCAATGTGATTATTTTCCATGAGCAGCATGAAACAAATTCCCCATGAATACCACTCATGCTCCAACGCAACATTAAACAGTCTAGAGACTTCCAGCTGTGTGGGTGCTCAGCAGTATATCTGTGTATTTAGGATAAACATTCAGCTGAAGTTTCTCGGGTGAGTAAGACATCTAGAATGGATTACACTATGCATATAATCTATTTTCCACACCAAGACAATTGATATCAGTGCATTGTGTTGTAATGCAGTGACCctaattacctgtctcaatacATGGATCAAGGTTGAATGTTTCGTTGCCTGGGGAAATGCTTCCATTCTTGTAGAAGtcttgacagagggacagaggggtgtTCACCCCATCATTCTTCTCATATGCTTGGCTTCCAGGTATCAGGTTTTGCAGATGTGTGTACTAAAGATGACAAGGTGACAGGAAGTATATATTCCATGAAATACAAATccaatcaatataaaaaatacggCATTTAATAAAAAGAAGAAACATCAGGGTACTGAACAATCAACAAAAATAATTACTATAGCAACAGAGTTACGGTGAATCTTTTGAACACTTTCCACTTGTCCACTAATGGTAGGATACttaatttctctctctgcactcaTTTACAGACATGTAGTTTATTCAAGATAACCACGTTTATCACTAAAACACATAATTTCAAGTGATATTCAAGACATACTATACCCTATCAACGATGTGATATATGTGGTCATAGACATCTGCTTTTGTGTAAACTGAATATTTGTCCAATCTTTGGTCCTTGTAGCCTTTCAGGAACAAATGTTTGAATGCCTTCAGGTTTTCCTCCTTGAAGGTAACCATCATCTCATTGCTCAGTCCGAAAGAGACTAACTGTAGAacaaaagtgtatgtgtgtcaattTGAATGAAGCTTGACTTGACATAAATCATTTGCAGTTTACAGTATCAAATCAATTCAGATTTTATTTGGATAGCCCTTTTTCCATGGAATGTCACAacaggcttcacatacgcccatagaactgcacctcaaCCAACATAAACCCTCAAGGATAGATACAGtataaagtttgatttgaatCACAGCAGACTAATAGCAAAGATTCAAGCCGTTTACAGTATATCCTACCTGTGCTGTGATGATTGCAATTTTTAGAATCTGTAACGTCAGTTTCCATGGTTTCCGCCCCCTGGCTCTGTATTTCTCACACGGGTTCATAAAGAAGTACTTTAGCCTCCTCCTGAAATCCTCCACTACCTGGCAGTCAGGACTCTGCTTAGCAGTGTTACATTCAGTGTGGCCCTCTGGGCACTGTACCCCTGGCCCTATAGCCGCCAGCGGTTCCACTTCCTCCATCTGTACTTGTGAATCCTTCAAAAGAAGAGAAGCATTTCTGAGAATAAGTCACCTCAAAAAACgaggaaagagaagggaagGTATAGTGGAGTGGTTTATTAGCCTGCTCCCTTGTCAGTCCCATCATGAAAACTTCACCATGTTCATCATTTCCATGATGACCAGAAAACAGGAGGTGGATGAGTCAGTAACATTGTTTTATCATTCACTCAACAAGGATAAAGACAGTGTGATGTCTGGATTTGAGCAGTGATCGTGTGGTGTTCAGCAGTGTTATACAGTATTGTATAAAATAATTAAGTTGGAAGAATTATTCTTTCATTGCTGCTTTCTAGATACAGTCAATTTCTGTGAAAACATGTTCCATGTGTGCTATGAGTAGAATACTTCTAACCATGCAATGCATTCTGATCTTTATCAAACAGGTTAAACCGCATGTATTGACTAACACTTTACAAGATGCTTAGATCTACAGAAAATACTTTGGACTACATTCATGTAAATGAACATAAACCCACTTTGAAAAATATGGATTACAATGCTGCTTCTGTTCAGATACATGTTTATGTACCGCCTTCCACCCATTTAGAAATTAAAATGAAAgtttattttaaataaataattaatatACCAAGTGTAGCTCAACATATGCAACATCATATACTCTGCCAGTCAGTTCTGCCAATTTCCTGTAAATTATCAAGTGTCACTAACATTATCATCAAATGGTGCTCGTAAACCTACCTTCACGACAGCCTCACACAGCAGCTTGTGTAATTGTCGTTGACTTTCACTGTTGTCTGTTAACATCAGGCAGAGCAGTCACAAAAGTGTCAGACTGCTCTTCAGTCACTGTGACAGTCATTCTTGTACTTCCAGTTTTTCCTTAACAAAAATTCCAAAGTGGCACCAATGTTTGTTGTTTTGAGTGATTAATTTTAAATACTGGTATAATTTTTCACCTCatgaaatcacaaaaatattggATTCTTATATTATTTTTATCTGAGTAAAATGTACCATAATTTCGAAGTAAAAATTACAACAATTACAAAGATACACTGGATAATGAAAGATGAATATAAGGACAGACACTGCACCACATTATATTCATGCACTATTCACATTTCTAAGATCTTATTGACAACTATTCCCACAACCAATAGTAAGAAAACAAATCTGTAAAAACTAGGAGGTTCAGATTGCCACCATTTGGGGATTGTTACTGTAGTTCTTAATGTCGTTCGATATGTagttatacatatatatatatacacacatatctcTCTGCACCATTTTCTACACCGTACAGTAGCTGCCATGATGTTGCATGTTTAATGCCAGTAAACCAGTCACACATTCTTCTTTTTAAAAACAGTGGAGCAACAACTAAGAATGAGTGTGACGATCAGTCTTTCTGTTCAGTAATGTATACAAATCTGACTTTTAATGCGTAGCGGAGGTGTGTGGTACATACATAAAACTATGCTGTGTAATGACCCATTGTATCCCCCACGCAAATTTTAGGCAAACAAACTgttacacatgtgtgtgtgtgtgtgtgcttgtgtgtgtgtgtgaaagagagagatcgagagaaatTGTGGAGCCTCACTGCGAATTATATAATTGGCATGGAGAGATGTCCCTGTGTGGAGTGAGGGAGCGTGAGCGCAAGGGCTGGAAGTTGGCATCTCCTGCACTGCTTGTGCTCTGTGCCCCAGCATCCATGCTAGCAGAGGGCTCAGCCAACAGCTCCTCCGGCAGGGGGGGAGCCCCTGGGTCTCCAGGCCTGGGTAGGCTGGACGAGGCCGTAGATGAGGACACTGTCACGCTGCCCCCTCCCATGGATGAAGAGTCCGCTCGACTTGATGCAGAGGGCAGCTTGAGGGACCCTGTAGCATCTGATGTGGAGTTGCTCCCTTCACCTTCGGGGTGGAATAGCATAGTCGATGGCAGGTTTGATTCATATGACAATGTCCTGGAGAGGTCATTGGACGCCCCTTTCATTGGAAGGTAACCAGATGAGGAACTGGAGGCAGACGCTGAAAGACAGGCGTTGGAAATTATTATTACGTTTATAGTCAGGGTTTCATCCAATATTTtgcaagtcataaaaaaatgtcCATGCCAAACAAGTAGTACCTCTCAGAGCTTCTATCCTCTCATTCTTCACTTTCTGCACCTCATCAGTAATCTTGGTGATGATGTGGTTGAGGGAGCGACAGAGTTGGATGGACTCAATGAGGGTGTCCAAGCCCCGGGGGTTCTCAGCCAGGAAGTCCAACAGCATACCCGTCTTCTTTCTCTGCGTGCTCCGACAGTATATCTCTTCTGTATCATCCCGTGTCAGGATCCTGCGGGCCCGTAGGTAGTCAAAGTGGCGATCAGCAATGATCTTGTCGCAGAGGTAGGGCCGCAGCCTGATCAGCACCTGGAAGAGGAGTTTGTGTTGGTTGTTAAACATTTTGCTGTATGTCAACTTATATCTGAAAAGGACTTCTGTTGTAAGAGTGTGGGCTTTCTGGGAATGTAGCTTCTTGGTTACAAGATTTATACATCATTATTTTGTGCCTGTTATTAGCTATGAATCATTGACACTGACAATGAGAAAgaaaagtaggcctacttcatCCAACGAAAAAACACTAAAGCAATGGAAACTAATGTATTTACAGGATAAAGTTAGCATAATTGGTAAAGGGTGTGGTGAGCTACTTTCACTTCTCAATTTATAAAACAAATATTCTATCACAATAACCCCATGTAACATGTATACGTTGACAACAGTTGGCATTCATTTAATTACTTACTTCCTTTTTAATTTCGGACATTTCATCCTCTGTCAGGGGAGGAGTATCCATATCTACTGTACCCTACCTACTTACGTATCAGATTCGTTTTCCGAGCATGTACCGCACTCTCAATATATCATCAAactattttttttacacaaacagTACACTCTCCAAACTAAAGATGTCTAATCAGTTTCGTCTCTTTCAGATGTACTTGTTAAAATGCGGATACGCCAATATCAACGTTTTGTCtttagttaaacaggctctggttttGTTCAAATACGGAACCGTTGGACTTACTTCCTGATTCCACAAAGAGTTTACGTAAGTCCGCAAACTATGACACGTTTCAGTTCATGATTCATTCCCAACATTCACAAGTCATTGCAGCAAGCTTTCCAAAGTTGACAATAAATGTAGCCCTATCAGTTTTTTCACACTATTGCAAATTTTCAAACTATGTTGTTTTTAGTGCAATAGAATCATGCACCTAAACATTTTAGTTTAAAGTTTATTGACAATGTAATAAGCAGGGGGCGTTGTTAGACcatttttactggggcacgtgccacagtataaatctgctgtgccccagtaaaatcaaaagtttgagttttaataaTTTACTTTATTCGtaagtgcattaatttagattgataatcccggaaaaaattaacacagtatcccaatcaacgcttgaaaaatcaaagcagtttaaccgaaaacacaaaccgatgcctgcagaattccatgtcagcgcgctcttctgagcttgccaaatagccactgcagcacgcacactgAAGTCCAGGTgttgcacacaagtcagaattgagaaaggctaagaaaacattacaaaactaaataaagtttctaaatgataggcctaccgatcatcataTTTTGAGTAAAACATAAAAACTATATTACACGAAGCTCAAAACAACTGTAGGCcctatttgcgctcaaatgaatttGCACACTTGCATTAAATATTGATGCCCCTGCCGAAgtacttgcgtccctgaactgttgtatagtgggttaagcaaggggagtttctataggcTATAGttcattgtgcgcagcaagcttgaaaaaaaaaggatatgaataggggcctgtgacCCAGTAGGcctagagttttatgtctaacaacgcctctggtAACAAGCATGCTATGAGTATCAATTGAATGCACACTGCTGTTTGAACACACAAGCAATAGagtattgattaaaaaaaatacgaACAAAATACATACAAGGTGAACTGAATGAGACATTCCAGAGAACAGTAAAAAAAAGCCTTCTTGATTTTCAATTGTCTTGAATCACGGTATTACAGGTAGTCATTGACAATTTCCACTCCCCGGGGTGATTGTCATGGTATCAGGTGTCAAGATATGAgctgctctctctgtttcccaacCTCTGTAATTGAATATAATACCAGGATGAAACCCTGGGTAATGACACGTTACATAACAACCTTTTTGAATCCCCCCATTAAACACTAGATTGACCAAACAATGTGGAATGGGTGCCGCAGCAACATGAGAGCAGGGAATCCCCTTAGTCTTGCCAAATACTTTTGATGAGGGTGCAGCAATATTTCTAACTGGGATCATACGAAATGACAATCTGGCAGAGATTATGTTTGACTGTGTTTGGCTTAGTCATTTTGATCTGTTAAACCAGAGACATGTCAAACTGAAGTTCTTGACCAGTTGGGAATGTCACACAAAAGAATTATACGCACTGATTCGTGAGTAATTGAAAGTACTCAACATTGCAATATGTTATCTTTGAAGTTGGCCGGGTTATGTTAGTGATGTAAAACCTAGGGTCATGTCATTAGGATgtaataaaaacaaatgttccTTTGTGTATGGAAGTGGTGGGCTTATACCATCCCCTAGACTTTGCCAATCCAGCCACCTGTTGCCTTCACTGTTTCCATTACCTAACATGGTTCTGCAAATTCTTCTCTAGTGCATCTTTAAGGGAAAACGCTTCACTCCAAACCACAAAAAGTCAGCGATTTCCAGGTATAGAGGATTATAAGTAACAAATAGAGCATATTAAGTCTGCTATTCAGCTGTCTGTGCTGGCATGACTCTTGGGGCCCATGGTAAACCAGAGACAAAAGTAATGTCAACCAAAACAAACTTACCTATTCATGCAAGTCATCCTAAATCAAAGGAAACCGTAAATGGGTGGAAATCCTTTTGGGCAATACATTCTCTTCTTTCATGTTAGTAAAACAGTTCTTTTATGTGGTCTCTCCATAAAACAACCACATAGTTCTTAAATATAATATTATTTCAGGCCTTTAGAAAACAGTAAATTATCTCTTTGTTTCTTTCCCTAATCCAGATTTTCTCTTTCTTATTGAACAAAGAAATCCATGGTCGGCAACGTTTCGTATAGTTTCATATTCCACAACTACATTTTGTTTAAAGATATTCTGGTTAAACAAAAATCCACCCACTGATTGAACAAATATATGTAACACCCAAATAGTATAGAATCTAGTTTAGATTCACATACACATTTTTACCACAGGCTATATGAGCAACACTAACTTGGTGCCATAGCAAGCTGCTATTGAAATGTTCatcttttgttttaatattTACATAATACCAGTGTTCTAATGGTTTTAGATTCTCATCTTGGCCATACATTTTTTTGGCCGTCACACAACGTGCAGTGGCAATTCTAGACTTTTTTGACTGGGGTAGCCAAAGAGGAGCCCTGATTCATTCAAGGGTTGCATGAGGTTAACGCAACATCCATAATAACAGAACTAGGCGCATAAAGATGCGCCTAGTAAAATGGCCAAGAGTTAACATAATACTTTTGCTCACTGCACTAGGCTACAGGGTGGatactaaatgtattttttttattttgaatgACTGCAATTACATTCCTGGCATAGTTTGAAACAGTCAGCTGTAGACACACGTCAGTTCTCTGTCAGTTTTGGCAAGGCTATAaaacaggagagggggacaccCTAGTATAGTACTCGAGCTAATAAAAGACAAGATCTTTTAGTTTACCAGAAAGTACGTTCGCGTCAGATAAGGTTTACTTTAAAGCAGCATCTACGTAAGAATGTTGGTCTTGTTTCTAACTTTTTGCGCGAGTTTAAATTTGGTGAGATATTTTGCTAGTTCTCTTATGGTgcgagttttttttttttttttgacttttTGCTGACTGTCCTTTTTATATTAATGAATGTCTGAAGACCAATGTCTGGAGTCCATTAACCGTTCAAAATAATCAGTCGgatattttttcttattttagGTTTCGTCCTCCTGCCCTGCTCGGTGTTCATGTCTCCGTGGTTCCCCCAGGTGTGCTCTCGGTGTCAGCGTTGTGCGAGACGATTGTGGCTGCTGCAAAGTTTGCGCGCGCCAGCTCAATGAAGACTGTAGCCATGCGGCAGCATGCGACCATACCAAGGGACTGGAGTGCAACTTCGGTTCTGGTCGGGGCGCAGTTAAAGGCATATGTCGAGGTGTGACACTGTATTAATTGTATAGGATGTATTGCAAAACTCCTAGGTTTAAAAATATCTAGGTTTAATGTGTACAAGTTGCTATCTATTAATGAAAAGGTGGGTTTTAACTGTGTTCAAACGTCCGAATCGTTTATTAATTTAGCTGTAATCTAACTACACTATTAACTGCCCTGATGTTTATGATTAAGCATTGTATTTGATTTTATTCAGGGATGATTTTAGGGTGATACTTTTGGGCATGGCAGTCAGGCATTTGTTTGTTAATACAGGTTTGTGGTCTGCCCAACATTAATTCTACACTGAACACACATgcttattttcttttctttccaaAAGCAAAATCCACGGGAAGGCCCTGTGAGTATGACAATAAAATCTACCAGAATGGGGAGATTTTCCGTCCAAACTGCAAGCACCAGTGTACATGTATAGATGGTGCCGTGGGGTGCAGTTCCCTTTGCCCTCTGGAGCTAGCCTTGCCCAAACTGGGCTGTAGCAAACCTAGGCTGGTGAAGGTGGCTGGTCACTGCTGTCAGAAGCTGGTCTGCCCTGAGGAAAGCAAAGCAGCAGGATCTGTGATCAAGAAGCTAAAAATGGCACATGAACATTCTGAAGATGACCTCACCATCAGGAATGAATTGGTGTCTAGAGTCAGAGGAGGTGGACTCAAGTCATTGCCTGGTAAATGGCTCCTTCAGTCCAAACAAATGCAACAGATATTCAGTGTTATGATGTAAAGCCACACTAATTGCTAGAGCATAGTGTTCAGACTGTCAACGGATAGTAAAGTATTCAACATAATCTTTTTGCCAACGTTTTTGTAATACCAAATCAATATTGATGTGTCATCTTGCCACCAAATCCCTCCTTCTCCTAGTTTTTAAGAGTCAGCCAAAGCGTCGCCTGTCATCAAGGAGGAAGTGTGTGCCACAAACCACTGCTTGGTCCCCTTGCTCCAAGTCCTGTGGCCCTGGGGTATCCTTCAGACTCACCAACAATAATAATCAGTGCAAGCTGTTAAAAGAGACTCGTCTCTGTGAAGTCCACCCATGCTTTCAGCCTACAGCTTCAAGCTTGAAGGTAGGCTGTGTACCACAGAAAGAAATTACAAAATAATCAGATTTGACTATCCATTTCTTCTTACATTACATACATAAATTGAAACTATCATGTGTACCACAATTCATATCATTTTCCATCCATACTGCCTTTTCCTGACAATGTTTAATAATATTATTCTTGTTCTTCCCAAATCAACAGCGCGGTAAGAAGTGTAGTGCCATGGAAAAGGCTAGCCTGCCTGTAAAGTTCACCTACGCAGGCTGCCGCAGCTTGAAGATGTTCCGTCCCAGGTACTGTGGGTCTTGTCTGGATGGCCACTGCTGCAGACCCAAGAAGACCCAGACGGTGCCAATCCGCTTCAGCTGTGACGATGGACAGACCTTCAGCAAGAACGTCATGATAATCCAGTCTTGCAAGTGTGACATCAGCTGCTCCCGCAGCAGCACAGAACCATCCGTTGTCTTCAGATTTTTTAATGGTGTCCACAAGCTCCTTGATTAATGGCATAAGGTAGAGAAGTGTGTAAgggtgtatggttgtgtgtgt
This genomic window contains:
- the LOC134036430 gene encoding mucolipin-3-like isoform X1, whose product is MLTDNSESQRQLHKLLCEAVVKDSQVQMEEVEPLAAIGPGVQCPEGHTECNTAKQSPDCQVVEDFRRRLKYFFMNPCEKYRARGRKPWKLTLQILKIAIITAQLVSFGLSNEMMVTFKEENLKAFKHLFLKGYKDQRLDKYSVYTKADVYDHIYHIVDRYTHLQNLIPGSQAYEKNDGVNTPLSLCQDFYKNGSISPGNETFNLDPCIETECITIYPMWTFRNDMNFSLDFQRLVSIKVYLTLKAINLQTVSHHELPDCYNFRIMIMFDNSAHSGKIKIHFENNVEINACKNWTVAGTSGKDHHHVLLLDTLVILSCLISLLLCTRSVINGIQLQFEYTHFFQTFYRKTVSWSDRMQFVNGWYIMIIISDTLSIIGSALKIAIQTKDLIIYDVCSIVLGIATMLTWIGVIRYLGFYKKYNILILTLRASFPNVIRFSCCAAIIYLGYCFCGWIVLGPYHEKFRTFDKVIECLFSLMNGDGIYSTFEMMRAKSSIVWLFSRLYIYTFVSLFIYMVLSLFIALIQDTYETIKQDKKPESQLKTFMIKCRDHPDSGRYKTDMEPPSCFLCSCLG
- the LOC134036430 gene encoding mucolipin-3-like isoform X2: MLTDNSESQRQLHKLLCEAVVKDSQVQMEEVEPLAAIGPGVQCPEGHTECNTAKQSPDCQVVEDFRRRLKYFFMNPCEKYRARGRKPWKLTLQILKIAIITAQLVSFGLSNEMMVTFKEENLKAFKHLFLKGYKDQRLDKYSVYTKADVYDHIYHIVDRYTHLQNLIPGSQAYEKNDGVNTPLSLCQDFYKNGSISPGNETFNLDPCIETECITIYPMWTFRNDMNFSLDFQRLVSIKVYLTLKAINLQTVSHHELPDCYNFRIMIMFDNSAHSGKIKIHFENNVEINACKNWTVAGTSGKDHHHVLLLDTLVILSCLISLLLCTRSVINGIQLQFEYTHFFQTFYRKTVSWSDRMQFVNGWYIMIIISDTLSIIGSALKIAIQTKDLIIYDVCSIVLGIATMLTWIGVIRYLGFYKKYNILILTLRASFPNVIRFSCCAAIIYLGYCFCGWIVLGPYHEKFRTFDKVIECLFSLMNGDGIYSTFEMMRAKSSIVWLFSRLYIYTFVSLFIYMVLSLFIALIQDTYETIKDKKPESQLKTFMIKCRDHPDSGRYKTDMEPPSCFLCSCLG
- the LOC134036430 gene encoding mucolipin-3-like isoform X3, which codes for MLTDNSESQRQLHKLLCEAVVKVVQMEEVEPLAAIGPGVQCPEGHTECNTAKQSPDCQVVEDFRRRLKYFFMNPCEKYRARGRKPWKLTLQILKIAIITAQLVSFGLSNEMMVTFKEENLKAFKHLFLKGYKDQRLDKYSVYTKADVYDHIYHIVDRYTHLQNLIPGSQAYEKNDGVNTPLSLCQDFYKNGSISPGNETFNLDPCIETECITIYPMWTFRNDMNFSLDFQRLVSIKVYLTLKAINLQTVSHHELPDCYNFRIMIMFDNSAHSGKIKIHFENNVEINACKNWTVAGTSGKDHHHVLLLDTLVILSCLISLLLCTRSVINGIQLQFEYTHFFQTFYRKTVSWSDRMQFVNGWYIMIIISDTLSIIGSALKIAIQTKDLIIYDVCSIVLGIATMLTWIGVIRYLGFYKKYNILILTLRASFPNVIRFSCCAAIIYLGYCFCGWIVLGPYHEKFRTFDKVIECLFSLMNGDGIYSTFEMMRAKSSIVWLFSRLYIYTFVSLFIYMVLSLFIALIQDTYETIKQDKKPESQLKTFMIKCRDHPDSGRYKTDMEPPSCFLCSCLG
- the bcl10 gene encoding B-cell lymphoma/leukemia 10, which gives rise to MDTPPLTEDEMSEIKKEVLIRLRPYLCDKIIADRHFDYLRARRILTRDDTEEIYCRSTQRKKTGMLLDFLAENPRGLDTLIESIQLCRSLNHIITKITDEVQKVKNERIEALRASASSSSSGYLPMKGASNDLSRTLSYESNLPSTMLFHPEGEGSNSTSDATGSLKLPSASSRADSSSMGGGSVTVSSSTASSSLPRPGDPGAPPLPEELLAEPSASMDAGAQSTSSAGDANFQPLRSRSLTPHRDISPCQLYNSQ
- the LOC134036431 gene encoding CCN family member 1-like, with the protein product MLVLFLTFCASLNLVSSSCPARCSCLRGSPRCALGVSVVRDDCGCCKVCARQLNEDCSHAAACDHTKGLECNFGSGRGAVKGICRAKSTGRPCEYDNKIYQNGEIFRPNCKHQCTCIDGAVGCSSLCPLELALPKLGCSKPRLVKVAGHCCQKLVCPEESKAAGSVIKKLKMAHEHSEDDLTIRNELVSRVRGGGLKSLPVFKSQPKRRLSSRRKCVPQTTAWSPCSKSCGPGVSFRLTNNNNQCKLLKETRLCEVHPCFQPTASSLKRGKKCSAMEKASLPVKFTYAGCRSLKMFRPRYCGSCLDGHCCRPKKTQTVPIRFSCDDGQTFSKNVMIIQSCKCDISCSRSSTEPSVVFRFFNGVHKLLD